A genome region from Akkermansiaceae bacterium includes the following:
- a CDS encoding TonB-dependent receptor: MKPILCILLSASVALAAPETLDTLTVKSAAAASLTLPTLEQDRLELRKIPGGTEAFSSGRYLTGRSSTLADTFALSPGVIAQSRFGSDEARISIRGSGLQRTFHGRGIRFMQDGIPLNLADGGFDMQSADPLAASHIKIWRGGNALANGSTTLGGAIDYISNNGRNAPGYSLRSEAGSYGYFRTRLAGGLTAGSSDLYFSLSQSRQDGFRDHAEQSAQRFFGNFGIQLRDDLETRFYLSAIHTDSELPGSLTKAEMEANPRQADNSFFGSKRYGNRRDFELFRLANKTTLRDGGNTWDFMAGYTYKDLDHPITPFAGVLDQLSRDLILGTTFTNTDNFLGRENRFRAGISYNHGTIAHTAYENAFGKRGARRIHDDQTATNLEAFVENRHHLTDSISLTTSIAAAYSTRESRRDFQNPAANPPFYFPPAPGSLTSYDDSYANIAPALGLLSEKDGIQWFAGYSRSFEPPSFSEAVTANIARDAQTADTIEIGTRGTRSALRWDATLYYSRIKDELLTLTDPITLVSTTRNADDTIHYGLELGGEIDLLGTNLEETAEHRLVLRSVYTYGSFRFDGDPTYGDNRIAGLPPQLMRGELLWENASGWYAGPTFEWSPVKSFIDHRNTYAADPYALLGFKFGRRVPEGVSWFVELKNLTDETHAATHGVIDNAGGLDQRQFLPGEGRSVFIKHRMGILASRSGQEAGFHEMNSLIAPSCLTLSATSKSP; this comes from the coding sequence ATGAAACCAATCCTTTGTATTCTCCTGTCCGCCTCCGTCGCGCTCGCCGCCCCGGAAACCCTCGACACCCTAACCGTAAAATCCGCCGCCGCCGCATCCCTCACCCTGCCCACCCTTGAGCAGGACAGGCTGGAGCTGCGCAAGATCCCAGGCGGGACCGAGGCCTTTTCCTCCGGCCGATACCTAACAGGACGGTCCTCCACCTTGGCGGACACCTTCGCCCTCTCCCCGGGCGTGATCGCCCAATCCCGCTTCGGCTCGGACGAGGCGCGCATCTCGATCCGCGGCTCCGGCCTCCAGCGCACCTTCCACGGGCGCGGCATCCGCTTCATGCAGGACGGCATCCCGCTCAACCTCGCCGACGGCGGCTTCGACATGCAATCGGCCGATCCACTCGCCGCATCCCACATCAAGATCTGGCGAGGCGGCAACGCCCTCGCCAACGGCTCCACCACCCTCGGCGGCGCGATCGACTACATTTCCAACAACGGCCGCAACGCCCCCGGATATTCCCTGCGCTCCGAAGCAGGATCATACGGATACTTCCGCACGCGCCTTGCCGGTGGTCTCACCGCAGGCTCCTCGGATCTCTACTTCTCCCTTTCGCAAAGCCGGCAGGACGGCTTCCGCGACCATGCGGAGCAAAGCGCCCAGCGCTTTTTCGGGAACTTCGGAATCCAGCTCCGCGACGACCTCGAAACACGTTTCTATCTCTCTGCGATCCATACGGATTCCGAGTTGCCCGGCTCCCTCACCAAGGCGGAAATGGAGGCGAACCCGCGCCAGGCGGACAACTCGTTCTTCGGATCCAAACGCTACGGGAACAGGCGTGATTTCGAGCTCTTCCGCCTCGCCAACAAGACCACCCTGCGTGACGGCGGCAATACATGGGATTTCATGGCTGGCTACACCTACAAGGATCTCGATCATCCCATCACCCCCTTCGCCGGAGTGCTCGACCAACTCTCCCGCGACCTCATCCTCGGCACCACCTTCACCAACACCGACAACTTCCTGGGCCGGGAGAACCGCTTCCGCGCAGGCATTTCCTACAACCATGGAACCATCGCCCACACCGCCTACGAGAACGCGTTTGGCAAACGCGGCGCACGCCGCATCCATGACGACCAGACGGCCACCAACCTAGAGGCTTTCGTGGAAAATAGGCACCATCTGACCGATTCGATCAGCCTCACCACATCCATCGCGGCCGCGTATTCGACCCGCGAGAGCAGGAGGGATTTCCAAAACCCAGCCGCAAACCCGCCCTTCTACTTCCCGCCCGCGCCCGGCTCCCTCACTTCCTACGACGATTCCTACGCGAACATCGCCCCCGCGCTCGGCCTGCTTTCCGAAAAGGACGGCATCCAGTGGTTCGCCGGATACTCACGCTCCTTCGAGCCCCCGTCCTTTTCCGAAGCGGTCACCGCAAACATCGCCCGCGACGCGCAGACGGCCGACACCATCGAGATCGGCACCCGTGGCACCCGCTCCGCCTTGCGCTGGGACGCCACCCTCTACTATTCCAGGATAAAGGACGAACTGCTCACACTCACCGATCCGATCACCCTGGTATCGACCACGAGAAACGCCGACGACACGATCCACTACGGCCTTGAACTCGGCGGGGAAATCGACCTGCTAGGCACCAACTTGGAGGAAACAGCAGAACATCGCCTAGTTCTCCGCAGCGTTTACACCTACGGATCCTTCCGCTTCGATGGCGACCCCACCTACGGGGACAACCGCATCGCCGGCCTGCCGCCCCAGCTCATGCGCGGCGAGCTGCTCTGGGAAAACGCAAGCGGCTGGTACGCGGGCCCCACCTTCGAGTGGTCTCCCGTGAAATCCTTCATCGACCACCGCAACACCTACGCCGCGGATCCCTACGCCCTGCTCGGCTTCAAGTTCGGCCGCCGCGTCCCGGAAGGCGTCTCATGGTTCGTCGAGCTGAAAAACCTCACCGACGAGACCCACGCCGCAACGCACGGTGTCATCGACAACGCCGGCGGCCTGGACCAGCGCCAGTTCCTACCCGGCGAAGGGCGTTCCGTGTTCATTAAGCATCGAATGGGAATTCTAGCAAGCCGGTCCGGACAGGAAGCCGGGTTTCACGAGATGAACTCCCTGATCGCGCCGTCCTGCTTGACCTTGAGCGCCACATCGAAGTCCCCGTAG
- a CDS encoding c-type cytochrome encodes MSFSRLLPLLLLPAIAKAAPAQEDGAQLYSLYCSACHGVDGKGANDGAFPPLAGSEWIVGNPKRSVAIVLHGLQGPVEVNGKTYDLAMPPQGAALSDNQIRAILNHVHSSWGNKGQEIPGDLIRTVRAEFESRETAWTAKELLKLFPLEKKETALANLTSRTYKGQWNQLPDFNKIQAENIEEEHNGIIDTAVAAEKVNFGIVWEGDFMAATGGVHEFRLDADDGARLIIAGKAVVEVNGLGPMNGTRAKNGKAPLEQGANHIRVEYFQGGGHQGITLGWKGPKSKQWEWLTPAPESTGNKGIPAIPLIPASDKTVIYRNFIAGTTPRAIGFGFPGGVNLAYSADNLAPELVWAGDFIDASRHWTGRGQGNQQPSGDNVLTLTKARYLPKDARFKGYSLDKRGNPTFNVSIGAATLADAWKPGETGTLIRSLTLSGGSPIEIPLGNADVTGAEKLTLTPGQPATIIYTLR; translated from the coding sequence ATGTCATTTTCCCGGCTTCTGCCCTTACTCCTGCTCCCCGCAATAGCCAAGGCCGCCCCCGCCCAAGAGGACGGCGCACAGCTCTACTCGCTTTATTGCAGCGCCTGCCACGGGGTCGATGGAAAGGGCGCGAACGACGGCGCATTCCCTCCGCTGGCAGGTAGCGAATGGATCGTCGGCAACCCGAAGCGAAGCGTCGCCATCGTCCTCCACGGCCTCCAGGGGCCGGTGGAGGTGAATGGGAAAACCTACGATCTTGCGATGCCGCCCCAGGGCGCGGCTCTCAGCGACAACCAGATCCGGGCCATCCTGAACCATGTCCATTCCTCTTGGGGGAACAAGGGACAGGAAATCCCAGGCGATCTCATACGCACTGTTCGCGCCGAGTTCGAATCCCGCGAAACGGCATGGACTGCCAAGGAATTGCTCAAGCTTTTCCCACTCGAGAAAAAGGAGACCGCCCTCGCGAACCTCACCTCCCGCACCTACAAGGGGCAATGGAACCAGCTCCCGGATTTCAACAAGATCCAGGCGGAAAACATCGAGGAGGAGCACAACGGCATCATCGACACCGCCGTCGCCGCCGAGAAAGTCAATTTCGGGATCGTCTGGGAAGGCGATTTCATGGCCGCCACCGGTGGCGTGCACGAGTTCCGCCTCGATGCGGATGACGGCGCCCGGCTCATCATCGCCGGCAAGGCCGTCGTCGAGGTCAACGGACTCGGCCCCATGAACGGCACCCGTGCGAAGAACGGAAAGGCCCCCCTGGAACAGGGGGCGAACCATATCCGTGTCGAGTATTTCCAGGGCGGCGGTCACCAGGGAATCACCCTCGGTTGGAAAGGGCCCAAGTCCAAGCAATGGGAATGGCTCACGCCCGCTCCCGAAAGCACTGGCAACAAAGGGATTCCCGCCATCCCCCTGATCCCGGCTTCGGACAAGACCGTGATCTACCGGAACTTCATCGCCGGGACCACCCCGCGCGCCATCGGCTTCGGCTTCCCCGGCGGCGTGAACCTCGCCTACTCCGCAGACAACCTCGCCCCGGAACTCGTCTGGGCCGGCGATTTCATCGACGCCTCCCGCCATTGGACGGGCCGTGGCCAGGGCAACCAGCAGCCCTCGGGCGACAATGTGCTGACCCTCACCAAAGCCCGTTACCTCCCCAAGGATGCGCGCTTCAAGGGCTACTCCCTCGACAAACGCGGCAACCCCACCTTCAACGTTTCCATCGGCGCGGCCACCCTTGCCGACGCTTGGAAGCCCGGCGAGACCGGCACCCTCATCCGCAGCCTCACGCTCAGCGGCGGCAGCCCCATCGAAATCCCCCTCGGCAACGCCGATGTCACCGGAGCCGAAAAGCTCACCCTCACCCCCGGCCAGCCAGCCACCATCATTTACACCCTCAGGTGA
- a CDS encoding L,D-transpeptidase: MSSETYAVVTSHITKRILASAAATGVVLLVACTPTPPPPPAKAGRVMFQWYDDNGPGAVSVSIDLSEQIATIRRGGREIGWCFVATGKEGRSTKPGSYRIMEKIVDKYSNRYGWIENEYGEVTDDDASPGDPLEPGERYMPAPMPYWMRLTSYGIGMHVGNIPRPGEPASHGCIRMPKEFVPTLFDKVKVGTPVKITY; this comes from the coding sequence ATGTCATCTGAAACCTACGCCGTCGTGACCAGCCACATAACAAAGCGTATCCTTGCATCCGCAGCGGCAACAGGGGTGGTGCTGCTCGTTGCCTGCACCCCCACCCCCCCTCCCCCGCCTGCCAAGGCGGGCCGAGTGATGTTCCAGTGGTATGATGACAACGGCCCGGGAGCGGTTTCCGTATCGATCGACCTGAGCGAGCAGATCGCGACGATACGGCGGGGCGGCCGGGAGATCGGCTGGTGCTTTGTGGCGACAGGCAAGGAAGGCCGCTCGACGAAGCCGGGCTCGTACCGGATCATGGAGAAAATCGTGGACAAGTACTCGAACCGGTATGGCTGGATCGAGAACGAATATGGCGAGGTGACGGACGACGATGCCTCGCCGGGGGATCCGCTTGAGCCGGGCGAGCGCTACATGCCCGCACCCATGCCCTATTGGATGCGGCTGACAAGCTATGGCATCGGAATGCATGTCGGAAACATCCCCCGCCCTGGCGAGCCCGCCTCCCACGGCTGCATCCGCATGCCCAAGGAATTCGTGCCGACGCTTTTCGACAAGGTGAAGGTGGGGACCCCGGTGAAGATCACCTATTGA
- a CDS encoding efflux RND transporter permease subunit has protein sequence MKNFSFFFIDRPRFATVISLLIIIIGAIAYRSLPIAQFPEVAPPTVVVTTAYPGATPDTIAKTLAAPIEQEVNGVEDMLYMNSQSTADGAYSLTVTFKLGTDLDKAQVLVQNRVALAETRLPETVRRIGVTVQKSSPDLLLVVQMFSRDGTFDLGYVSNYALLQVRERLRRIDGVGEVRLFGGREYSMRVWMDPERMDFYKLSAGEVVSALRSQNIQIAAGTIGQQPLGESVPFQVNVTAQGRLSEKSEFEKVVVKIGGDGRIVRLKDVARVELGSLDYNVNAYLGGTRTLAMPIFQRPGSNALQTSTDIRAAMDEMAKDFPDGLDYDIVYDPTQFIDKSIEAVIMTLFEAVLLVVLVMIVFLQSWRAALIPVLAIPVSLIGTFAVMQGFGFSINNLTLFGLVLAIGIVVDDAIVVVENIERSLEDGLAPREAARRSMAEVSGAIFATSLVLLAVFVPTAFLSGITGQFYKQFALTIAASTIISALVSLTLSPALGVLLLRPKHGKQDFVSSILGFLFGWFFNIFNRAFDRLNRIYTALIRRSLRRGLVMALLYIGLLAIAGLGFRAVPGGFIPPQDQGYAIVAAQLPSGTSLDRTDDILKQLIALVGAVEGVENTVAFAGFNGATFSNATNSIVIFPVFKPFAERPSGREMYAKLTEAVRKVDAFGIVIPPPTVRGLGNGGGFKMEVQDRAGLGYPALEQATWALAFAATAEKEIAQAFTPFTSSGPQFYADIDREKALMLGVPLESLFQTLEVYLGSSFVNELNLYGRTYRVTAQADAPFRDNVEDIAKLKTRNASGEMVPLGSVMRVRQSTGPDRVVRHNLFPAADLIGEAAPGVSTGQAIAKMEELAGKVLPPGISYEWTELAYQEVNTSGSAVVIFLIAILFVFLLLSAQYESWGLPLAVVLTVPLCLAGAIWGIFLRGMDNNILSQIGLVVLVALASKNAILIVEFARQLEEEGMDRFQAAAEAARLRLRPIMMTSLAFILGVVPLVIATGPGAEMRQALGTVVFFGMIAVTFFGILFAPYLYVLVRRGVSRR, from the coding sequence ATGAAAAATTTCTCCTTCTTCTTCATCGACCGCCCCCGCTTCGCCACGGTCATCTCCCTGCTCATCATCATCATCGGGGCGATCGCATATCGCAGCCTGCCCATCGCGCAGTTCCCCGAGGTGGCGCCGCCCACGGTCGTGGTCACGACCGCCTACCCCGGAGCCACCCCGGACACCATTGCGAAAACCCTCGCTGCGCCCATCGAGCAGGAGGTCAACGGCGTGGAGGACATGCTCTACATGAATTCGCAGAGCACGGCGGACGGAGCCTACTCGCTCACCGTCACCTTCAAGCTGGGCACCGATCTCGACAAGGCCCAGGTGCTTGTCCAGAACCGGGTCGCGCTTGCCGAGACACGCCTGCCGGAGACAGTCCGCCGCATTGGCGTCACCGTCCAGAAGTCATCGCCGGATCTCCTGCTCGTGGTGCAGATGTTTTCCAGGGACGGCACCTTCGATCTCGGCTACGTCTCCAACTACGCCCTGCTGCAGGTGCGCGAGAGGCTGCGCCGCATCGACGGTGTCGGCGAAGTGCGGCTCTTCGGCGGGCGCGAGTATTCGATGCGCGTCTGGATGGATCCCGAGCGCATGGATTTCTACAAGCTCTCCGCAGGCGAGGTGGTCTCCGCCCTGCGCTCACAGAACATCCAGATCGCGGCCGGGACAATAGGCCAGCAACCCCTCGGCGAGAGCGTCCCTTTTCAGGTGAACGTCACCGCCCAGGGCCGGCTTTCTGAGAAAAGCGAGTTCGAGAAAGTGGTGGTCAAAATAGGCGGGGACGGGCGCATCGTGCGCCTGAAAGACGTTGCCCGCGTGGAGCTCGGCTCTCTGGATTACAACGTGAACGCCTATCTCGGGGGCACCCGCACGCTGGCCATGCCCATCTTCCAGCGTCCCGGCTCGAACGCACTCCAGACCTCCACCGACATCCGGGCGGCGATGGACGAGATGGCGAAGGATTTCCCGGATGGCCTGGACTACGATATCGTCTATGACCCCACACAGTTCATCGACAAATCCATCGAGGCCGTGATCATGACGCTCTTCGAGGCGGTGTTGCTGGTGGTGCTGGTGATGATCGTTTTCCTTCAGTCATGGCGCGCCGCCCTGATCCCGGTGCTGGCCATCCCCGTCTCGCTCATCGGCACCTTCGCGGTGATGCAGGGCTTCGGCTTCTCCATCAACAACCTGACTCTCTTCGGCCTGGTGCTGGCGATCGGCATCGTCGTCGATGATGCCATCGTGGTGGTGGAAAACATCGAGCGCAGCCTTGAGGACGGCCTTGCCCCGCGCGAGGCCGCACGGCGCTCCATGGCGGAGGTCAGCGGGGCGATCTTCGCCACTTCGCTGGTGCTCCTCGCCGTATTCGTCCCCACCGCCTTCCTTTCCGGCATCACCGGCCAGTTCTACAAGCAGTTCGCGCTGACCATCGCCGCCTCCACGATCATCTCCGCCCTGGTATCCCTCACGCTCAGCCCCGCCCTCGGCGTGCTGCTGTTGCGCCCAAAGCACGGCAAGCAGGACTTCGTCTCCAGCATCCTCGGGTTCCTTTTCGGTTGGTTTTTCAATATCTTCAACCGCGCCTTCGACCGCTTGAACAGGATCTACACGGCCCTCATCAGGCGCTCGCTTCGTCGCGGCCTGGTGATGGCGCTTCTCTACATCGGCCTGCTTGCCATCGCAGGCCTCGGTTTCAGAGCGGTTCCCGGCGGTTTCATCCCGCCGCAGGACCAGGGCTACGCGATCGTTGCCGCACAACTCCCTTCCGGCACTTCTCTCGACAGGACCGATGACATCCTCAAGCAGCTCATAGCGCTCGTCGGCGCTGTCGAGGGCGTGGAAAACACCGTCGCCTTCGCGGGGTTCAACGGGGCGACCTTTTCCAACGCCACCAACTCCATCGTGATCTTCCCGGTGTTCAAGCCCTTTGCCGAAAGGCCTTCGGGCCGGGAAATGTATGCCAAGCTCACCGAGGCGGTGCGAAAGGTGGACGCCTTCGGGATCGTCATCCCGCCGCCCACCGTCCGGGGCTTAGGCAATGGCGGCGGTTTCAAGATGGAAGTCCAGGACAGGGCCGGCCTTGGCTACCCGGCGCTGGAGCAGGCCACCTGGGCGCTGGCTTTCGCCGCCACTGCGGAAAAGGAAATCGCCCAGGCATTCACCCCCTTCACCTCCTCCGGGCCGCAGTTCTATGCGGACATCGACCGCGAGAAAGCCCTCATGCTCGGGGTTCCGCTGGAAAGCCTTTTCCAGACACTTGAAGTCTATCTCGGCTCCTCGTTTGTCAACGAACTGAATCTCTACGGGCGCACCTACCGCGTCACCGCCCAGGCAGACGCGCCTTTCCGCGACAACGTGGAGGATATTGCAAAGCTCAAAACCCGCAACGCTTCGGGCGAGATGGTGCCTCTCGGCTCCGTCATGCGGGTCCGGCAATCCACCGGGCCGGACCGGGTGGTCAGGCACAACCTTTTCCCGGCCGCAGACCTCATCGGCGAAGCCGCGCCCGGTGTCTCAACCGGGCAGGCCATCGCGAAAATGGAGGAACTCGCCGGAAAAGTGCTGCCACCCGGCATCAGCTACGAATGGACGGAACTCGCCTACCAGGAGGTGAATACATCCGGCTCGGCCGTCGTCATTTTCCTCATCGCCATCCTCTTCGTCTTCCTGCTCCTATCCGCCCAGTACGAGAGCTGGGGGCTGCCGCTCGCCGTCGTCCTGACCGTCCCGCTCTGCCTCGCCGGAGCCATCTGGGGCATCTTCCTGCGCGGCATGGACAACAACATCCTCTCCCAGATCGGCCTGGTCGTGCTAGTCGCCCTCGCCTCGAAAAACGCCATCCTCATCGTCGAGTTCGCACGGCAGCTCGAGGAGGAAGGCATGGATCGCTTCCAGGCCGCCGCAGAGGCCGCACGCCTGCGCCTGCGCCCCATCATGATGACCTCGCTCGCATTCATCCTCGGAGTCGTCCCTCTCGTCATCGCCACCGGGCCGGGTGCTGAAATGCGCCAGGCGCTCGGCACCGTTGTATTCTTCGGAATGATCGCCGTGACCTTTTTCGGGATACTATTCGCCCCGTATCTCTACGTGCTGGTCCGGCGCGGGGTGAGCAGGCGGTAG
- a CDS encoding efflux RND transporter periplasmic adaptor subunit: MKHLIPFAILALCHCKSDKQAGGGAAPAMPVMVAHPVLRTVALTEVYTGRFTPVEEVDLQARVSGYLESVHFTEGQKIEKGDLMFRIDPRVFDAALSRAEAGQKQALARLGLAESNFATAEKLVKQSAVSREEYNTRESELAQANADLLAAEANLRSARLDREFADVHAPISGIAGRFNVTVGNFVSGGSAAATMLTSIVPHNPIYCNFEVDERRVLQFTRMFFEGGTGGREGEPLKVEIAVSDRQEFEFQGIVDFAENQLDRQTATLRIRAKVGNENEFLTPGLFARVRVPIGKPAERLLVKDSALGFDQDKRFAWVLKKDNSVEKRYVETGTLEGELRIITGGVGEDELIAVSGIQLLRPGMPFAPTTVPMLAADAANQ, encoded by the coding sequence ATGAAGCACCTCATCCCTTTCGCAATACTCGCGCTCTGCCATTGCAAATCCGACAAGCAGGCGGGCGGTGGTGCGGCACCCGCCATGCCGGTGATGGTGGCGCACCCTGTCCTCAGGACGGTCGCCCTCACGGAGGTCTATACCGGCCGCTTCACACCGGTCGAGGAGGTGGACCTGCAGGCGCGGGTAAGCGGCTACCTTGAGTCCGTCCACTTCACGGAAGGCCAGAAAATCGAAAAGGGCGACCTGATGTTCCGCATTGATCCGCGCGTCTTCGATGCCGCGCTTTCCCGTGCGGAAGCGGGACAGAAGCAGGCGCTTGCCCGCCTAGGCCTGGCGGAGAGCAATTTCGCAACCGCCGAGAAGCTGGTGAAACAGAGCGCCGTTTCCCGCGAGGAATACAACACCCGCGAGAGCGAGCTGGCGCAGGCAAACGCAGACCTGCTGGCCGCCGAGGCGAACCTGCGCAGCGCGAGGCTGGACCGCGAGTTCGCGGATGTGCATGCCCCGATTTCCGGGATTGCCGGGCGTTTCAACGTCACCGTGGGGAACTTCGTCAGCGGCGGCTCGGCGGCCGCAACAATGCTCACCAGCATCGTCCCTCACAACCCGATCTACTGCAACTTCGAGGTCGATGAGAGACGCGTGCTGCAGTTCACGCGGATGTTTTTCGAGGGCGGGACGGGAGGGCGCGAGGGGGAGCCATTGAAGGTCGAGATCGCCGTCTCCGACAGGCAGGAGTTCGAGTTCCAGGGCATCGTTGATTTCGCGGAGAACCAGCTCGACAGGCAGACGGCCACGCTCCGGATCCGCGCGAAGGTGGGCAATGAAAACGAATTCCTCACCCCCGGGCTCTTTGCCCGCGTGCGTGTCCCCATCGGCAAGCCGGCGGAGAGGCTTCTCGTGAAGGATTCCGCCCTGGGCTTCGATCAGGACAAGCGATTCGCATGGGTCTTGAAAAAGGATAACAGCGTGGAGAAACGCTATGTGGAGACCGGCACGCTGGAAGGCGAGCTCCGCATCATCACCGGCGGGGTGGGGGAGGACGAACTCATCGCCGTTTCCGGCATCCAGCTTCTGCGTCCCGGCATGCCTTTCGCCCCGACCACCGTCCCGATGCTTGCGGCGGATGCGGCCAATCAATAA
- a CDS encoding efflux transporter outer membrane subunit → MLKTTTIQYFSGALLLFLASSCKPVGPEHMVPDSEYAAAFKGGSSAYASRLGKTWWTVFGDSQLNTLMSSLEGKNFDLRAAEARRNQAYASLGIDRSLLAPQVFSESSATRNRATESDRFGGGGPGGGAPPAYFSNYRVSMSLGYEIDLWGRVRRIVEAGRAGAESAEVSVDQVRLSLQAQLVRNYLAMRFLDTEAAVLEQALGTREESLKLAKERFDAGKTGELDVARAESELASTKAQLVGLEAPRASLENAIAVLCGRNAANFSIAPASITRSAPVVSAGSPASLLGRRPDVFVAERSLAASSANIGVAVANFYPKVSLIGSGGLASANSSDFLKWSSSEFSIGPDIQLPLFQGLRRKADLELAKARHEEALANYQQTVLAAFADVESALAARRGALREAAAQQASITATRKAYDLSDVRYKEGVSSYLDVVDSQRELLNAQRLEVQARGRAFAATVQLIQAMGGGFR, encoded by the coding sequence ATGTTGAAAACGACAACCATCCAATATTTCAGCGGCGCCTTGCTGTTGTTCCTGGCCTCATCCTGCAAGCCCGTTGGGCCGGAGCACATGGTGCCGGACTCGGAGTATGCGGCGGCGTTCAAGGGCGGTTCTTCCGCGTACGCCTCGCGCCTCGGGAAAACATGGTGGACTGTCTTCGGCGACAGCCAGCTCAACACACTGATGAGCTCGCTTGAGGGAAAAAACTTCGATCTCCGTGCGGCGGAGGCGCGGCGCAACCAGGCATACGCATCCCTCGGGATCGACCGCTCCTTGCTTGCCCCGCAGGTGTTCAGCGAGTCTTCCGCGACCCGCAACCGTGCCACCGAAAGCGACCGTTTCGGCGGTGGCGGTCCCGGAGGTGGAGCCCCTCCGGCCTATTTCTCAAACTACCGTGTTTCCATGTCGTTGGGATACGAGATCGATCTCTGGGGGCGAGTCCGCCGCATCGTGGAGGCGGGGCGAGCCGGTGCGGAATCCGCGGAAGTCTCGGTGGATCAGGTCCGGCTCTCGCTGCAAGCGCAGCTTGTGCGGAACTACCTGGCGATGCGTTTCCTGGATACCGAGGCAGCAGTGCTTGAACAGGCGCTGGGCACCCGGGAGGAATCGCTGAAGCTCGCCAAGGAGCGCTTTGATGCCGGGAAAACGGGCGAGCTTGATGTCGCCCGCGCCGAGTCCGAGCTTGCCTCCACCAAGGCCCAGCTTGTTGGCCTGGAGGCTCCGCGCGCATCCCTGGAGAACGCCATCGCCGTGCTTTGCGGCCGGAACGCGGCGAATTTTTCCATCGCCCCGGCTTCCATCACCCGCAGTGCGCCGGTTGTGTCGGCAGGCTCGCCGGCATCGCTTCTCGGGCGCCGTCCGGATGTCTTCGTGGCGGAGCGAAGCCTCGCCGCCAGTTCCGCAAACATCGGCGTGGCGGTGGCGAATTTCTACCCGAAGGTCTCGCTCATCGGCAGCGGCGGTCTTGCTTCGGCAAATTCCTCGGATTTCCTGAAATGGTCGAGCAGCGAGTTTTCCATCGGTCCGGATATCCAATTGCCGCTGTTCCAGGGACTTCGGCGCAAGGCGGATCTGGAGCTGGCAAAGGCAAGGCATGAGGAGGCGCTCGCGAACTACCAGCAGACGGTTCTGGCAGCCTTTGCGGATGTGGAAAGCGCCCTTGCGGCAAGGCGCGGGGCGCTCCGTGAGGCTGCCGCGCAACAGGCCAGCATCACGGCGACGAGGAAAGCCTACGATCTCTCCGATGTCCGCTACAAGGAGGGGGTTTCCAGCTACCTCGATGTCGTCGATAGCCAGCGGGAGCTCCTCAATGCCCAGCGCCTCGAAGTCCAGGCGCGCGGCCGTGCCTTTGCCGCCACCGTGCAACTCATCCAGGCAATGGGCGGCGGGTTCCGTTAG
- a CDS encoding TetR family transcriptional regulator C-terminal domain-containing protein has protein sequence MSAPDTKERMLDAAEGIMWTRGFHASGLNEILGAVGVPKGSFYHWFKSKEDFGVEMLRHYIAKGTGEKSALLLESDVNPSPVARILGMLGDGIVEFEEKGHKCPCLVLKLAFEVADLSEPMREVLARGMEKWLEILSTAFRQARELGELSSGTDPVAEAKLVRDLWAGAVQRATIMKSSEPMVTALAHIRSRLTRV, from the coding sequence GTGAGCGCACCGGATACCAAGGAACGCATGCTGGATGCCGCCGAGGGCATCATGTGGACTCGGGGTTTCCATGCATCCGGGTTGAATGAGATCCTCGGTGCTGTCGGTGTCCCGAAAGGCTCGTTTTACCATTGGTTCAAATCCAAGGAGGACTTTGGGGTGGAGATGCTCAGGCACTACATCGCCAAGGGGACGGGGGAGAAATCCGCATTGCTGCTGGAGTCGGATGTGAATCCCAGCCCGGTCGCGCGCATCCTCGGGATGCTGGGGGATGGTATTGTGGAGTTTGAGGAAAAAGGTCACAAGTGTCCCTGTCTGGTTCTCAAGCTCGCCTTTGAGGTGGCCGACCTGAGCGAGCCGATGCGCGAGGTGCTCGCCCGCGGGATGGAGAAATGGCTGGAGATACTCAGCACGGCATTCCGGCAGGCGCGGGAGCTTGGCGAGCTTTCCTCAGGCACGGATCCCGTGGCGGAGGCCAAGCTCGTGCGTGATCTCTGGGCGGGAGCGGTGCAACGCGCCACGATCATGAAGTCCAGCGAGCCGATGGTCACCGCCCTTGCCCACATCCGCTCCCGGCTTACCCGCGTCTAA